From one Fodinicurvata sp. EGI_FJ10296 genomic stretch:
- a CDS encoding terminase gpA endonuclease subunit, with amino-acid sequence MTHTGTAAERIGRHRRGDYQRGRHSLRRHIRQLFDTALRYRERLSGSEWADRYGVIPKGTGAEHGPVTLYGYQRGLVDAMCDPSIPLVTVLKAARVGYTRCATLAIGYHLHQEVALCAVAQPTIPDAEDFGGSEIAPMLRETPVLARLQRPGRKGEKPDKATFHQLANGALVRTVGAASDDAFRRYSARFQFADEVDGDGWTPGANTQGDKLTLFWTRGETFWNRKQVRGSTPLIEETSRIWKLWHQSDQRRYFVPCPQCGEMQYLDWGGPDQVHGLKWRLTEDGKLNDVWYVGTCGCIIEERHKVWMDAQGEWRPTATPRTPDHVGFHLWTGMSLNPNAAWRVIVQEWLDALEDPATLVQPFVNLRLGKPYKAVHGKALDSHRLTERLEDYGAEVPARVRLLTAGTDVQAGVTHPRIEVAVYGWGAGSECWLIGHWVIAGDPGQTAVWAELDALLRRGFQRADGRTMRIEATTIDSGGHHTAETYQFANEHRHRRVWAIKGRSEQKGERGRIWPTKPSSKLGRVWYMIGGNAARDWAYGSLAVEDPGPRHVHFPALPPTGSRAIDDEFFTQLTRERLSVNRHGYTEWIKPKGAHEAGVCFVYAYVALCGLQAVSQRFVNAVKTDGAPASSSPDAGATGTPATDPSQSPPQAQPPQTQPRPAPKPTPRRRRIGRRAIRGR; translated from the coding sequence ATGACGCACACGGGAACGGCGGCGGAACGGATCGGACGCCACCGTCGGGGTGATTACCAGCGCGGGCGCCACAGCCTGCGCCGGCACATCCGCCAGCTGTTCGACACCGCGCTCCGGTACCGTGAACGGCTCAGCGGGTCGGAATGGGCCGACCGTTACGGCGTCATCCCCAAGGGCACCGGCGCGGAACACGGGCCGGTCACGCTCTACGGCTATCAGCGCGGCCTGGTCGATGCGATGTGCGACCCGTCGATCCCGCTGGTGACGGTGCTGAAGGCAGCCCGGGTCGGCTATACCCGCTGCGCGACGCTGGCGATCGGCTATCACCTGCACCAGGAAGTCGCGCTGTGCGCCGTCGCGCAGCCGACCATTCCCGACGCGGAGGATTTCGGCGGCTCGGAGATCGCGCCGATGCTGCGCGAGACGCCGGTTCTGGCCCGGCTGCAGCGGCCGGGGCGCAAGGGCGAGAAGCCGGACAAGGCGACGTTTCACCAGCTGGCCAACGGCGCCCTGGTCCGGACGGTCGGGGCGGCCTCCGACGATGCCTTCCGGCGCTATTCGGCGCGGTTTCAATTCGCCGACGAGGTCGACGGCGACGGCTGGACGCCCGGCGCCAATACCCAGGGCGACAAGCTGACCCTGTTCTGGACACGCGGCGAGACGTTCTGGAACCGCAAACAGGTGCGCGGCTCGACGCCGCTGATCGAGGAAACCTCGCGCATCTGGAAGCTCTGGCATCAGAGTGACCAGCGCCGCTATTTCGTGCCCTGCCCGCAATGCGGCGAGATGCAATATCTCGACTGGGGCGGCCCCGATCAGGTTCACGGTCTCAAATGGCGGCTGACCGAGGACGGCAAGCTGAACGACGTCTGGTATGTGGGCACGTGCGGCTGCATCATCGAGGAACGCCACAAGGTCTGGATGGACGCCCAGGGCGAGTGGCGGCCGACCGCGACGCCGCGCACGCCGGACCATGTCGGATTCCACCTTTGGACCGGCATGTCGCTCAACCCGAACGCGGCCTGGCGGGTCATCGTTCAGGAATGGCTCGACGCGCTGGAAGATCCGGCCACCCTGGTCCAACCCTTCGTCAACCTGCGGCTGGGCAAGCCCTATAAGGCCGTCCACGGCAAGGCGCTGGACAGCCACCGGCTTACCGAACGCCTCGAGGACTACGGCGCCGAGGTACCGGCAAGGGTCCGGCTGCTGACGGCCGGCACCGACGTCCAGGCCGGCGTGACCCACCCGCGCATCGAGGTCGCGGTTTATGGCTGGGGTGCCGGCAGCGAATGCTGGCTGATCGGCCATTGGGTGATCGCCGGCGATCCCGGCCAGACCGCCGTCTGGGCGGAACTGGACGCTCTGCTGCGGCGCGGGTTCCAGCGGGCCGACGGCCGGACGATGCGCATCGAGGCCACCACCATCGACAGCGGCGGCCACCACACGGCGGAGACCTATCAGTTCGCCAACGAACACCGTCACCGCCGGGTCTGGGCGATTAAGGGCCGCTCGGAGCAGAAGGGCGAACGCGGCCGCATCTGGCCGACCAAACCGAGTTCGAAGCTCGGCCGAGTCTGGTACATGATCGGCGGCAACGCCGCGCGCGACTGGGCCTATGGCAGCCTGGCGGTCGAGGATCCCGGGCCGCGTCACGTTCACTTTCCAGCACTGCCGCCAACGGGCTCGCGGGCGATTGACGATGAATTCTTTACCCAGCTGACGCGGGAACGGCTGAGCGTCAACCGGCACGGCTATACCGAATGGATCAAGCCCAAGGGCGCACACGAAGCCGGCGTGTGCTTCGTCTATGCCTATGTCGCGCTGTGCGGCCTGCAGGCGGTCAGTCAGCGCTTCGTCAACGCGGTCAAGACGGATGGCGCCCCGGCATCATCGAGCCCCGACGCCGGGGCGACCGGGACGCCGGCGACCGATCCGTCCCAGTCTCCGCCGCAAGCTCAGCCGCCGCAAACCCAACCCCGGCCCGCCCCGAAGCCAACCCCCCGCCGCCGGCGGATCGGGCGCCGGGCGATCAGGGGGCGATAA
- a CDS encoding head maturation protease, ClpP-related, producing the protein MPILTDGNELALVGPVAMEGGFAAADVIAALATIGRDSDIAVRLNSGGGLATEGAAIHAALSAHRGQVAVTVEGVAASAASLIAIAGDSVAMARGAVMMIHDPAAVTIGTAADHTRSVAGLERLSAAYAQLYADRTGKAADAMRTLMQAETWMTADEAVAAGFADSVLGDDASDPEPTAFAYGLYARPPERVMTAAVATPDRSPGTAPASSPSSSAPVSDPCTPASGADAGAIAQLCAEAGEPSTMVARLLSEGASVATARARLAAAATIRERVTAARRLTASIADTFADDAVARGLSPDEVSTALLARLTTDPLPTIDSHPPDRSPPATARLDHTAIFDRMNRIKG; encoded by the coding sequence ATGCCGATCCTGACTGACGGCAACGAACTGGCCCTGGTCGGGCCGGTTGCCATGGAAGGCGGGTTCGCCGCGGCCGACGTCATCGCGGCCCTGGCGACCATCGGGCGCGACAGCGATATTGCCGTGCGGCTCAATTCCGGCGGCGGCCTGGCGACCGAGGGCGCGGCCATCCACGCGGCGCTCTCGGCCCATCGCGGCCAGGTCGCCGTAACGGTCGAAGGCGTGGCGGCATCGGCGGCATCGCTGATCGCGATCGCCGGCGACAGTGTCGCCATGGCGCGCGGCGCGGTGATGATGATCCACGATCCGGCGGCCGTCACCATCGGCACAGCGGCGGACCACACGCGCTCCGTCGCCGGGCTGGAACGGCTGTCGGCGGCTTATGCCCAGCTTTATGCCGACCGGACCGGCAAGGCCGCCGATGCCATGCGCACGCTGATGCAGGCGGAGACCTGGATGACGGCGGACGAGGCCGTCGCCGCCGGCTTCGCTGATTCCGTTCTCGGCGACGATGCGTCCGACCCCGAGCCGACCGCCTTTGCCTATGGGCTTTATGCCAGGCCGCCGGAACGCGTGATGACGGCCGCGGTCGCGACGCCCGACCGATCCCCCGGCACCGCCCCGGCGTCCTCGCCCAGCTCGTCGGCTCCAGTCTCCGACCCATGCACCCCGGCGTCGGGCGCGGATGCCGGCGCCATCGCGCAGCTGTGTGCCGAAGCCGGCGAACCGTCGACCATGGTCGCCCGGCTGCTGTCCGAGGGCGCCAGTGTCGCCACCGCCCGGGCGCGGCTGGCCGCCGCGGCGACGATCCGGGAACGGGTCACGGCCGCGCGCCGGCTGACAGCCTCGATCGCCGACACTTTCGCCGACGACGCTGTCGCGCGCGGCCTGTCACCGGACGAGGTCAGCACCGCCCTGCTGGCGCGGCTGACCACCGATCCCCTGCCCACGATCGACAGCCATCCGCCCGATCGCTCGCCGCCGGCGACGGCGCGCCTTGATCACACTGCCATCTTCGACCGCATGAACCGGATCAAAGGATAA
- a CDS encoding major capsid protein, giving the protein MPQYQLPDIFTGDAFSAVTLTASINDVPYTPQLLGSMGLFAVDGVRTTDIAIHSQGGALSIVQTSERGAPPGQIANPKGTMRKESVRRLSLEASVYADEVQSTIGYAQSTGQPVTPTAQDLLTERFSGPFGLRARLELTQEYHRLGAIKGMVLDADGAVLHDWFQFFGIAPLADVEIDFATFTADERKFEVQCTQLVRDMARETEGFPLVGLQPVALCGDQFYDRIYANKEVAAARGNRDTGRDADVFGQSKAFSRFEYGGIVWANYRGTKDGAVGIGANEARLFPAGVPGLFQMLFGPPDIMGLTNMRGLPVYAFMPPERQTSRAAVIEAQSNPLTLCMRPRALRRLILKP; this is encoded by the coding sequence ATGCCGCAATACCAACTGCCCGATATCTTCACCGGCGACGCGTTCTCCGCCGTCACCCTGACCGCGTCGATCAACGACGTGCCCTACACCCCGCAGCTGCTGGGATCGATGGGGCTGTTCGCGGTCGACGGCGTGCGCACCACCGACATCGCCATCCATAGCCAGGGCGGCGCGCTATCCATCGTCCAGACCAGCGAGCGTGGCGCACCGCCCGGCCAGATCGCCAACCCCAAGGGCACCATGCGCAAGGAAAGCGTGCGCCGCCTGTCGCTGGAAGCGTCGGTCTATGCCGACGAGGTGCAAAGCACGATCGGCTATGCCCAGTCCACCGGCCAGCCGGTCACGCCGACCGCCCAGGATCTGCTGACCGAGCGCTTCTCAGGTCCGTTCGGACTGCGCGCGCGGCTGGAACTGACTCAGGAATACCACCGCCTCGGCGCCATCAAGGGCATGGTGCTCGATGCCGACGGTGCCGTTCTGCACGACTGGTTCCAGTTCTTCGGCATTGCGCCGCTGGCCGACGTCGAGATCGACTTCGCGACCTTCACGGCGGACGAGCGCAAGTTCGAGGTGCAGTGCACCCAGCTCGTTCGCGACATGGCGCGCGAGACGGAGGGTTTCCCGCTGGTCGGGCTGCAGCCGGTGGCGCTGTGCGGCGACCAGTTCTACGATCGGATCTATGCCAACAAGGAGGTCGCCGCCGCCAGGGGCAACCGAGATACCGGCCGCGACGCCGACGTCTTCGGCCAGTCCAAGGCGTTCAGCCGGTTCGAATACGGCGGCATCGTCTGGGCGAACTATCGCGGGACCAAGGATGGCGCTGTCGGGATCGGGGCAAACGAAGCGCGCCTGTTCCCGGCCGGTGTCCCGGGCCTGTTCCAGATGCTGTTCGGCCCGCCCGATATCATGGGCCTCACCAACATGCGCGGGCTGCCGGTCTATGCCTTCATGCCACCGGAACGCCAGACCAGCCGGGCGGCGGTGATCGAGGCGCAATCCAATCCGCTGACCCTGTGCATGCGGCCGCGCGCCCTGCGCCGGCTGATCCTCAAGCCATGA
- a CDS encoding phage head-tail joining protein: protein MAWTHADRDRLKRAMALGATEVRHGDKVTRYRSLNDMRQTLALIEKELGVSRGRRIRSFVIHNRRGW, encoded by the coding sequence ATGGCCTGGACCCATGCCGACCGCGATAGGCTCAAGCGCGCCATGGCGCTGGGAGCGACCGAGGTTCGCCACGGCGACAAGGTGACCCGATACCGATCGCTGAACGATATGCGCCAGACCCTGGCGCTGATCGAGAAGGAACTCGGTGTCAGCCGTGGACGCCGGATCCGGTCCTTCGTGATCCATAACCGGAGGGGATGGTAA
- a CDS encoding head-tail joining protein: protein MSRWAGTVDVAMDAVLAAFGDPVAYRPAGDADQAVEIEGVFDEAHQAVDPGTGVPISTTAPALTVRVADLPRPPVAGDALTVDGRDWLVMDVQPDGAGNSLLKLHRDHGR, encoded by the coding sequence ATGAGCCGCTGGGCCGGGACAGTAGACGTCGCCATGGACGCGGTGCTGGCGGCGTTCGGGGACCCGGTCGCCTATCGCCCGGCCGGCGACGCCGACCAGGCGGTCGAGATCGAGGGCGTGTTCGACGAGGCCCACCAGGCGGTCGACCCCGGCACCGGCGTGCCGATATCGACGACTGCGCCGGCGCTCACCGTGCGGGTGGCCGATCTGCCCCGGCCGCCGGTCGCCGGTGATGCCCTGACCGTCGACGGCCGGGACTGGCTGGTCATGGACGTCCAGCCCGACGGCGCCGGCAATTCCCTGCTCAAACTGCATCGGGATCATGGACGATGA
- a CDS encoding ATP-binding protein — MSRDNQKRAIGKIISVAADRLVVEMHAGTDNFTVVGFDDVHYVARLGSFLMVPVQAEYVVVEVTGLRERDVGGPSNADGDLDKAASAKYLDVVPVGMLPQDENERFRFGVSVFPSLYADALYALDAELDRVFETDAPIEPAPKMGGIPPTPLEATRYRALTIGTSVVFDGYDVKVRIDDFFGGHSAVLGNTGSGKSCTVASILQSIFEKPDEHLARGATFVVFDVNGEYSQALSPLANEHGIGVARLVLDGSAAEDRFRLPHWFLDQSEWELLLKASERTQVPILRTALGLATLFSNKSSGELEDLKNHILATCLSQILREESGSPSKHDRMVGLLNRFSTRDINNKRIENFIRIDWGKLIDPQGLIEFLTGGSGGGGFLIEGLKLPNYDNSPFDFAVLGEALDLAILYEEAHGNRQIRDYCSQMLTRFKSLEERPEYEFLRHGVRGESETKSIDVFLEKLLGLNRHGHMWSKCCQIIIVDMNSVEDEVVELVGSVLARMIFQLLRRAEPRSRFPVHLLLEEAHRYIAETPSRYSIDATRIYERIAKEGRKYGLFLLVASQRPSELSKTVLSQCSNFVIHRIQNPDDLSQIRQMTPFISDSVLKRLPSLPKQHALVFGTSVNLPTTFCVREASPLPMSDDARIRDLWFHEGGRPAHIQLPGQARADELEFE, encoded by the coding sequence ATGAGCCGGGACAATCAGAAGCGTGCAATCGGCAAAATCATCTCTGTCGCAGCCGACAGGTTGGTCGTTGAAATGCATGCGGGCACGGATAATTTCACAGTCGTAGGGTTCGACGATGTGCATTACGTCGCGCGGCTCGGATCTTTTCTAATGGTGCCCGTCCAGGCGGAATATGTCGTGGTCGAGGTGACTGGGTTGCGCGAACGTGACGTAGGCGGTCCCAGCAATGCTGACGGCGATTTGGACAAGGCAGCCTCGGCAAAATATCTCGATGTCGTTCCCGTTGGAATGTTGCCGCAGGACGAGAATGAGAGGTTTCGATTCGGCGTCTCTGTCTTTCCGTCGCTCTACGCGGATGCGCTTTACGCACTTGACGCAGAATTAGATAGGGTGTTTGAGACGGACGCCCCTATCGAGCCAGCGCCGAAAATGGGAGGAATTCCGCCCACACCGCTGGAGGCGACGCGCTATAGAGCGTTGACGATTGGCACCTCGGTTGTCTTTGACGGATACGACGTGAAGGTCCGGATCGACGATTTTTTTGGTGGCCATTCAGCAGTTCTAGGCAACACCGGCAGTGGCAAGTCCTGTACTGTAGCCTCCATACTGCAGTCGATATTCGAGAAGCCTGATGAGCATCTTGCCCGTGGCGCGACCTTTGTAGTCTTTGATGTCAATGGGGAATATTCACAGGCGCTATCGCCTTTGGCCAATGAACATGGAATTGGGGTGGCCAGATTGGTTCTTGATGGATCGGCAGCCGAGGACCGGTTCCGGCTGCCTCACTGGTTCTTGGATCAATCCGAATGGGAACTACTGCTCAAGGCAAGCGAGCGGACTCAAGTGCCGATACTGCGAACAGCACTCGGGCTGGCGACATTGTTTTCTAACAAGAGCTCTGGTGAGCTGGAGGACCTCAAGAATCATATTCTGGCAACCTGTCTCAGCCAGATACTTCGCGAAGAATCAGGGAGTCCATCTAAGCATGATCGTATGGTCGGACTGTTAAATCGATTCAGCACGCGGGATATAAACAATAAAAGAATAGAGAATTTTATCAGGATAGACTGGGGAAAGCTGATTGATCCTCAAGGTTTAATCGAATTTCTTACAGGTGGGTCAGGTGGAGGAGGGTTTCTGATAGAAGGATTGAAGCTACCCAATTACGACAATTCGCCATTCGATTTCGCTGTTTTAGGTGAAGCGCTCGATTTGGCGATTCTCTATGAAGAGGCGCATGGAAATCGGCAAATTCGTGACTACTGCTCTCAGATGTTAACAAGGTTTAAGTCTCTCGAAGAACGTCCTGAGTACGAATTTTTGCGGCACGGTGTGCGAGGTGAAAGCGAGACCAAGTCTATCGATGTATTCTTGGAAAAATTGCTCGGACTGAACCGCCATGGCCACATGTGGTCTAAATGCTGTCAGATAATTATCGTTGATATGAATTCCGTCGAAGACGAAGTTGTAGAATTAGTGGGGTCCGTACTGGCTCGTATGATTTTTCAATTGCTCCGGCGGGCGGAGCCACGAAGCCGCTTTCCCGTCCATCTTCTCCTTGAGGAAGCGCATCGATATATTGCAGAGACTCCTTCTCGCTATTCCATAGACGCTACCCGCATCTATGAACGTATTGCGAAGGAAGGCCGCAAGTACGGGCTGTTTTTGCTCGTCGCATCCCAAAGACCGAGCGAGCTCTCGAAGACGGTTCTGTCGCAGTGCTCGAACTTCGTCATTCATCGTATCCAGAATCCGGACGATCTTTCACAGATTCGCCAGATGACGCCTTTCATTTCTGATTCGGTCTTGAAGCGCTTGCCGTCCCTACCGAAGCAGCATGCACTTGTTTTTGGGACGTCGGTCAATTTGCCAACGACGTTTTGCGTCCGTGAAGCGAGCCCTCTGCCAATGAGTGATGACGCAAGAATTCGCGATCTCTGGTTTCACGAAGGGGGGCGCCCTGCGCATATACAACTGCCCGGTCAAGCGCGCGCGGACGAATTGGAATTTGAATAG
- a CDS encoding Terminase small subunit (DNA packaging protein Nu1) encodes MAGRTRRASGKRTESLVNAAAILGLHRNTLAQWIKQGCPVVTEADRSQGIEWAICVADVVEWRIRTAVEDALSGYDSGSDRISRDEADRRRAVAQAITAEVEADQALDQVVDRGDAEADIATFCAGLRAGLSNAAAKIASRTVTMESAPEIQDLVLGELNRAFNTAEAELAEQWALAATEDGDPETTDDAHGNGGGTDRTPPSG; translated from the coding sequence TTGGCCGGCAGGACCAGACGCGCCAGTGGCAAACGCACCGAAAGCCTGGTCAACGCCGCCGCGATCCTGGGCCTGCACCGCAATACGCTGGCCCAGTGGATCAAGCAGGGCTGCCCGGTGGTCACCGAGGCCGATCGCTCCCAGGGCATCGAATGGGCGATCTGCGTTGCCGACGTCGTCGAATGGCGGATCCGGACCGCGGTCGAGGATGCGCTGTCGGGCTATGACAGCGGGTCCGATCGGATCAGCCGGGACGAGGCCGACCGCCGCCGCGCTGTCGCCCAGGCGATCACGGCCGAGGTCGAGGCCGATCAGGCCCTTGACCAGGTCGTCGACCGCGGCGACGCCGAGGCCGATATCGCGACCTTCTGCGCCGGCCTGCGCGCCGGGCTCTCCAACGCCGCGGCCAAGATCGCCTCTCGCACCGTCACCATGGAAAGCGCCCCGGAGATCCAGGACCTGGTACTGGGCGAGCTGAACCGCGCCTTCAACACAGCCGAGGCCGAACTGGCGGAACAATGGGCCCTCGCCGCAACGGAGGACGGGGACCCGGAGACGACCGATGACGCACACGGGAACGGCGGCGGAACGGATCGGACGCCACCGTCGGGGTGA
- a CDS encoding head decoration protein has protein sequence MPSVLNEGRRTGEFLVSEASGYRSRDQGQLMTDEPLPAGTVLGRITATGTFVPLNPGADDGGETPAAILYANAEASESSQPATVILRDAEVNAHCLEWPAAISEAEQAAAEAALTAAGLIPRR, from the coding sequence ATGCCATCCGTGCTGAATGAAGGCCGGCGCACCGGCGAGTTCCTGGTCTCCGAGGCGAGCGGCTATCGCTCCCGCGACCAGGGCCAGCTGATGACCGACGAACCGCTGCCGGCGGGAACGGTGCTGGGCCGGATCACCGCCACCGGCACCTTCGTGCCGCTCAACCCGGGTGCTGACGACGGCGGCGAGACACCAGCCGCCATTCTATACGCCAACGCCGAGGCGTCGGAGAGCTCGCAGCCGGCGACCGTGATCCTGCGCGATGCCGAGGTGAACGCCCATTGCCTCGAATGGCCTGCCGCGATCTCCGAGGCCGAGCAAGCCGCCGCCGAGGCCGCTCTGACCGCCGCCGGCCTGATTCCCCGCCGATAA
- a CDS encoding SIR2 family protein, which translates to MIAKTVDQELPQRTFKFIRGGDSDGSEYGWPTGAEKARQALAEALNAKNVAFLLGAGCSSYRVGGLEVGVPTMAPLAKEFTKVREAGDSEFPTAAERELLLRSFGIEIGAEEYSQNLERLMELLFSLRFALKRSSLSEARGQLWVINSVISKVQRFVWGKCTNVELASANNSVMGLYESFYRKLVLRDRSLPRPWVFTTNYDLFNETAMDRLGLPYANGFSGVVERRFNPSTFRYALAEQLDLTSRKWSAVDGFVYLCKLHGSVSWTEDDHGLFPIREAAVTQDPGKVMIYPTPAKQNSALGSPYADLFREFQSRIVREQSVLFTMGYGFGDEHINNIIYQGLTIPTFRLVIFADPMAQGEIAKLRELDDPRIWIIGGDGPEEDRKAHYFDTIVEEFLPQRPSERIDDAVKRVMDAMSPRREAKKGGDE; encoded by the coding sequence ATGATTGCGAAAACGGTCGATCAGGAACTGCCGCAGCGCACGTTCAAATTTATTCGAGGTGGCGATAGTGATGGTTCAGAATACGGATGGCCAACCGGTGCAGAAAAGGCGCGCCAAGCGCTGGCCGAGGCGCTGAATGCAAAGAACGTAGCCTTTCTTTTGGGCGCGGGATGTTCGTCATATCGGGTTGGAGGACTGGAAGTCGGCGTGCCAACTATGGCACCCCTTGCAAAAGAGTTCACGAAAGTACGCGAAGCGGGCGATTCAGAATTTCCGACCGCCGCCGAACGCGAACTGCTTCTCCGCAGTTTTGGAATTGAAATTGGCGCCGAAGAGTATTCGCAGAACCTTGAAAGGTTGATGGAACTTCTCTTCAGCTTGCGCTTCGCCCTCAAGCGAAGCTCGCTCAGCGAGGCAAGGGGCCAACTTTGGGTCATTAATTCTGTAATCAGCAAGGTTCAGAGATTCGTCTGGGGAAAATGCACGAACGTAGAGTTAGCCAGCGCCAACAACTCCGTTATGGGTCTCTATGAGTCGTTCTATCGAAAGCTCGTTCTTCGGGATCGATCGTTGCCGAGGCCATGGGTTTTCACGACAAATTACGATTTGTTCAACGAGACGGCCATGGACCGGCTCGGGTTGCCTTATGCGAACGGCTTTTCCGGCGTAGTGGAAAGACGTTTCAATCCCTCAACATTTCGATATGCATTGGCCGAACAGCTCGATCTGACGAGCCGAAAGTGGTCAGCGGTCGATGGGTTTGTTTATCTCTGCAAGCTCCACGGCTCGGTTAGTTGGACTGAGGACGATCACGGGCTGTTTCCGATCCGCGAAGCAGCGGTAACGCAAGATCCCGGAAAGGTGATGATCTATCCGACACCTGCAAAACAGAACTCCGCTTTGGGATCTCCTTATGCCGATCTGTTCCGAGAGTTCCAGTCACGCATCGTACGTGAACAGAGCGTGCTTTTCACCATGGGTTATGGTTTCGGCGATGAGCATATTAACAACATTATCTATCAGGGTCTGACGATTCCGACGTTTCGTCTGGTCATCTTTGCTGATCCAATGGCCCAGGGTGAAATTGCCAAGCTTCGTGAGCTTGATGATCCGAGGATCTGGATCATCGGAGGTGATGGCCCGGAAGAAGACCGGAAGGCCCATTATTTCGATACAATCGTCGAAGAATTCCTGCCCCAGCGACCGAGTGAGCGCATTGATGATGCCGTGAAAAGGGTGATGGATGCGATGTCGCCAAGAAGAGAAGCTAAGAAGGGAGGCGACGAATGA
- a CDS encoding phage portal protein, with amino-acid sequence MTARTARTRVRIKGTKLYLNPSQTTPTQAATRTAPVRLAATASYQTTAGGPRARRWQPGAAGPNSVADEGLSQLRDQARDLSRRNALASTALDRLVDNVVGTGIKPQLRGSIQDLWLRWTDAADAAGQLDFYGLQAQAYRAIAEAGEVFVLLHPDPGAPVPLTLQLVEAEHCPLHLNRLEGGDRIIRQGIEFDPRIPTRRTAYWLYPRHPGDGDMTTAPAEPQRIPADRVLHLYWPTRPGQLRGEPALSRVLDLISDVADYNRAELTRKKTAALLVGFVRRNMPDGMSVEDLKESWGDVAMEDDAGDDRAHIDMEPGTMQLLAPGEEVSFADTTDVGSNYDPFMRHLLRSISGGAGVLYEQLSGDFSQINDRTWRAAVNEFRRHCEILQHHLMVFQFCRPVWQRFALLAQALGRAPAGSDASAPVKWTPQAWPYIHPVQDVEAKREEVRAGLASRTGVVSDRGEDSEVIDREIAIDNARADRLGLVHDSDGRYPRGGGRAGAMAHTPTSSTGPDTPNNGDDNADPD; translated from the coding sequence ATGACGGCGCGCACGGCCCGCACCCGTGTCCGGATCAAGGGCACCAAGCTCTATCTCAATCCCTCCCAGACGACCCCAACTCAGGCAGCCACCAGGACAGCCCCGGTCCGACTGGCCGCCACCGCGTCCTATCAGACCACTGCCGGTGGACCCCGCGCCCGGCGCTGGCAGCCCGGTGCCGCCGGTCCCAACAGCGTCGCCGACGAAGGCCTGTCACAACTGCGCGACCAGGCCCGCGACCTGTCGCGCCGGAACGCATTGGCCTCGACAGCTCTCGACCGGCTGGTCGACAACGTCGTCGGTACCGGCATCAAGCCGCAGCTGCGCGGGTCGATCCAGGATCTGTGGCTACGCTGGACCGATGCCGCTGACGCCGCCGGGCAACTGGATTTCTACGGCCTGCAGGCCCAGGCCTATCGCGCCATTGCCGAGGCCGGCGAAGTCTTCGTGTTGCTGCACCCGGATCCCGGCGCGCCGGTGCCGCTGACCCTGCAACTGGTCGAGGCCGAACATTGCCCGCTGCATCTCAACCGCCTCGAGGGCGGCGACCGGATCATCCGCCAGGGCATCGAGTTCGATCCGCGCATCCCGACGCGGCGGACGGCCTACTGGCTTTATCCCCGCCACCCGGGCGACGGAGACATGACCACGGCCCCGGCCGAACCGCAGCGGATCCCGGCCGACCGGGTGCTGCATCTCTACTGGCCGACGCGGCCGGGCCAGTTGCGCGGTGAACCCGCACTTTCCCGCGTGCTCGACCTGATCAGCGACGTCGCCGACTACAACCGCGCCGAACTGACCCGGAAGAAGACGGCGGCTCTGCTGGTCGGATTTGTCCGGCGCAACATGCCCGACGGCATGAGCGTGGAGGATCTGAAGGAAAGCTGGGGCGACGTCGCCATGGAAGACGATGCCGGCGACGACCGCGCTCACATCGACATGGAGCCTGGCACCATGCAGCTGCTGGCGCCGGGCGAGGAAGTGAGCTTTGCCGACACGACCGATGTCGGCAGCAACTACGACCCCTTCATGCGCCATTTGCTGCGCTCGATCTCGGGTGGCGCCGGCGTGCTCTACGAGCAGCTCTCCGGCGACTTCAGCCAGATCAACGATCGCACCTGGCGCGCGGCGGTCAACGAATTCCGCCGCCACTGCGAGATCCTGCAGCACCATCTGATGGTGTTTCAGTTCTGCCGGCCAGTCTGGCAGCGCTTTGCCCTGCTCGCCCAGGCGCTGGGCCGGGCGCCGGCGGGATCCGACGCCTCAGCGCCGGTCAAATGGACGCCGCAGGCCTGGCCCTACATTCATCCGGTCCAGGACGTGGAGGCCAAGCGCGAGGAAGTGCGGGCGGGACTTGCCTCGCGCACCGGCGTGGTCAGCGATCGCGGCGAAGACTCCGAGGTGATCGACCGCGAGATCGCCATTGACAATGCCCGCGCCGACCGGCTGGGCCTGGTCCACGACAGCGACGGCCGCTATCCGCGCGGCGGCGGCCGGGCGGGCGCCATGGCCCATACGCCGACCTCCAGTACCGGCCCCGACACCCCCAACAACGGAGACGACAATGCCGATCCTGACTGA